The window CTGCAAAGGCAGCGTAATTGCTGCGGGCTCTGCTTTCGTGAGTGTTTTTAATGCGCCTTTTCCTGACCAACGAAGAAGTAATGGCGTAAAAGGCTGTAAGACAGATTTCCATGCCGAACGTTTCGCACGAGCACCTTTTGCAATAACCGTCAAACGTCCCGTTTCTTCAGTGAATAAATCCACCAAAAGGCTGGTTTCACTATAAGGACGACGATGTAACACAAAGCCGCGTTGGAGATCCATACAAGAATTATTTGCCTGATTTTAATTCACTTGGTTGTTTAACACAGCGTTCAGCAAGCACTTCACCTACGCTAGTTTGTAATTGACTGAAGTCATCACGCTCCTGCCAATACCAACGAATATTCGCATAATTTCTACCACGCTCAGAAATTACTCGAGTCAATTTTTCGGTTACATCATTAAAAGTAACGGTCACCTGACTGAGTGTTTTTTTATTCTTCTGTTTTTGCTTGGTATGAACCACACTCACTGCTTTATTACCTTTACACAAGTAAACCGTTGCCGAACCCTTTTGAGATTTTTTATCCACGGTTTGCACTTTCATTTTCTGTGGTGCGGGTTTGCTTAATTCAACATTTTGTGAACAAGCGGAAAGACAAAGTGCGGTCAAAATTACGCTTAATTTTTTTAACATGAATTCTATTTCCATCAAGGTTTGTTTATGATTGCTCACTTTGCGAAATGAGCAATCATAAACAATCTTATCTAGAAAAATGGGCGATTACTCGCCCACTAAAAATTATTTTTTATACTGATATGAACCATCGGCTTGACGAATGAACTTACCGCCATTTGATAAACGCAGCTCACTCACTCGGCCTTGACTATTCACCGAAACCTGTACTTTGTCACCAGGTTTGAAGTTACTTAATGCATTGCCTGCACCGCTTGCTTTTGTCATGGCATTCACATCTGAAATATTCAATTTATTATCACGGAATACTTGCATCAATGAAACACCTTGTGGCACCGTTAATGTTTTTGTTGCACCGGTTGAAGCGGTTTGTGCTGCAGGTTCAGCTGCTTTCACTGTATTGTGGGTTGCTGATTTTGCTTCCACAATTTGAACCTTACTGTCTTTAGTCGCAACCGGTTTTGCTTCTTGAATTTTGCTTGACTCTTTTTTCACAGTTTGAGTCGGCTGAACTGTTGCTTTTTCAGCTACAGGTTTAGGTTGTTTTTTCTCTTGAACCACCGATGTTTGTTCACGACGAGGTTCTGCTTTATGCTCAACTGTTGCGGTATGTTTTTCTACAGTTGGTTGTACTGTTTTCACAGGTTCTTTAACTGGTGCAGGAGCAACAGCTGGTTGAACCGGTGCAGGTTGAGTTGCTGGTTGTTGAGCAACATTTTGTTGTGCAGGCTCTGCAGGTTGTGATTTTGCCGCATCTGCTTTATCGCCTACGTACTCCATGGCTGGAGGTGCATCTGATTTAGCGCCATTTGCTGTTGGCTCTGTTGTTGCAGGAGCCGTAGTATTATTGTTATCTAATACGGTGGTTTCAACCGGTTGAGACTGATCTAATGATTGGAATTGAACCGGAATTTCATTGCTGTTTTGCTGTTCAAAAGACTCCACCGTATCTGAGTTTGGTTTTAGAGTGAAGAAAATAATCAGTAAGACCACTAAACCCAAAATTGCAATAAATAAACGGCGATGTTTTTCTGGTAACATTTGTAGAACCTTCCATTTTTCAGGTGATTTCAAGCTTGCTGCTGCAGCGGCTGCCGGTGCAACTGTTTCGGCTTGAGTTGTCACTTCTTCTACCATCTCTTCTGCTGGTGAATTTTCAAAAATCACTTTTTCTTCCGCTACGTTTTCCACTTGAACATTTTCAACGGGCTCTTGAGCGCCGAAAGCACTTGATTGCACTGATTGTTCAGTATTTTCACTTTGGAATACTTGAGAAGGTGAAAAAGGTTGGCTTGCTGCCGCACCAAAAGTTGGTTCGCGACGAACATGGAATTGTGTATCTGGCTGTTCTTTTTTACCAAATAAACCTTTGGCTTTATCAAAAATTGAGCCACTTTGTTGAACCGGCTTTCTTGGGGTCACAGAGTCTGAATGATTAAATCCTAAATCTAATTCATTTTGAGATGAATTGTCGTTAGGTTGATTTTTATTATCCACGGGATTACCTCGATTTGCTAAACTAAAGATCGCACAAAAAGTGCGGTGAAAAATTGAATCGTATTTTATCGGATCTTACGCTGTGTATAAAGTCTTATTTGGCTCTCCACCGATTTCTCGAGCTAATTTGGGTACTAAATAGCCAGAAGTGAGCGCCTGTAATTCTTTATAAATTTGTAACGCTTTCTCATCTGAAATATAGAAATGGCTCGCACCTTGCACTTTATCCAACAAATGCAAGTAATAAGGCAAAATTCCTGCTTGAAACAGCTTATCGCTCAATGCTTTTAATGTATGTGGGTTATCATTCACATCCTTTAAAAGGACGGATTGATTGAGTAACGTGACTTTAGCGCCTGCCAGTTTTTGCATAGCAAAAGCAAGTTCTTCATCAATTTCATTTGGGTGATTGATATGTGTCACAAACACTGCTTGTAATGGGCTTTTTAGCAATAAATCACAAAATTCATCCGTAATGCGCTCTGGAATCACAACAGGCAAACGAGAGTGAATACGTAAACGCTGTAAGTGCGGTATCTTTTCGAGGCGTTCTAATAGCCACGCCCATTCACTATCCTTCGCCATCATCGGATCGCCACCTGAAAAAATCACTTCTTCGATTTCAGAATGTGCGGCAATATAGTCTATTGCTTGTTGCCAACTGGTTTTATTGCCTGGGTTTTGATCATAAGGAAAATGACGACGGAAACAATAGCGGCAATTAACTGCACAGCCCCCTTTTGCCATAAACAGCAAGCGATTTTGGTATTTGTGCAGAATATTAGGCACGGCATTTTTTTGCTGCTCATCTAAAGGATCTTGGCTAAAACCCTCCGCTTCAATAAATTCTTGTTGAGCTGTCATCACTTGTAAAAAAAGCGGGTCTTTAGGATTCCCTTTTTCCATTTTTTCAACAAAAGGCAAAGGCACTCGCATAGCAAAA is drawn from Haemophilus parainfluenzae and contains these coding sequences:
- a CDS encoding MliC family protein, encoding MLKKLSVILTALCLSACSQNVELSKPAPQKMKVQTVDKKSQKGSATVYLCKGNKAVSVVHTKQKQKNKKTLSQVTVTFNDVTEKLTRVISERGRNYANIRWYWQERDDFSQLQTSVGEVLAERCVKQPSELKSGK
- the oapA gene encoding opacity-associated protein OapA → MDNKNQPNDNSSQNELDLGFNHSDSVTPRKPVQQSGSIFDKAKGLFGKKEQPDTQFHVRREPTFGAAASQPFSPSQVFQSENTEQSVQSSAFGAQEPVENVQVENVAEEKVIFENSPAEEMVEEVTTQAETVAPAAAAAASLKSPEKWKVLQMLPEKHRRLFIAILGLVVLLIIFFTLKPNSDTVESFEQQNSNEIPVQFQSLDQSQPVETTVLDNNNTTAPATTEPTANGAKSDAPPAMEYVGDKADAAKSQPAEPAQQNVAQQPATQPAPVQPAVAPAPVKEPVKTVQPTVEKHTATVEHKAEPRREQTSVVQEKKQPKPVAEKATVQPTQTVKKESSKIQEAKPVATKDSKVQIVEAKSATHNTVKAAEPAAQTASTGATKTLTVPQGVSLMQVFRDNKLNISDVNAMTKASGAGNALSNFKPGDKVQVSVNSQGRVSELRLSNGGKFIRQADGSYQYKK
- the epmB gene encoding EF-P beta-lysylation protein EpmB produces the protein MRILTRNIAIREEQNWLETLKNAISDPKILLKTLNLPVEDFAEDIAARKLFAMRVPLPFVEKMEKGNPKDPLFLQVMTAQQEFIEAEGFSQDPLDEQQKNAVPNILHKYQNRLLFMAKGGCAVNCRYCFRRHFPYDQNPGNKTSWQQAIDYIAAHSEIEEVIFSGGDPMMAKDSEWAWLLERLEKIPHLQRLRIHSRLPVVIPERITDEFCDLLLKSPLQAVFVTHINHPNEIDEELAFAMQKLAGAKVTLLNQSVLLKDVNDNPHTLKALSDKLFQAGILPYYLHLLDKVQGASHFYISDEKALQIYKELQALTSGYLVPKLAREIGGEPNKTLYTA